A genomic segment from Schistocerca piceifrons isolate TAMUIC-IGC-003096 chromosome 4, iqSchPice1.1, whole genome shotgun sequence encodes:
- the LOC124795376 gene encoding uncharacterized protein LOC124795376 has protein sequence MAAFRALVFFVACVAAALAEESAWDGLRVRWSVLGLADIFHLTAFFDMPKTVSDATSDGWVEAVDSGVTSNVTTYCMENDPRVCMLYDANGVAAGIDVSVVVDDVSNLGVDYDWSSQELYVEMERFGIPIYRTRVYWVPEDVVTEGRSTWKNGLGSGLWFEGKNGRVEIPIEQSQIESETLYTEQACIPTMGIHYYHNMTESADCSQFHPYFLLVGKDSGKVHGVGFQTFGKASKTNREWFEDIPSAAIKPTVPHSPDCLVEWVEQYGVISLHVYFRDNELTILC, from the exons TGCGCTGGTCGGTGCTCGGTCTCGCGGACATCTTCCACCTGACGGCGTTCTTCGACATGCCCAAGACGGTGAGCGACGCGACGTCCGACGGCTGGGTGGAGGCCGTGGACTCCGGCGTCACCTCCAACGTGACCACCTACTGCATGGAGAACGACCCGCGCGTCTGCATGCTCTACGACGCCAACGGCGTCGCCGCCGGAATCGACGTCAGC GTGGTGGTCGACGACGTGTCTAACCTGGGCGTGGACTACGACTGGTCCTCGCAGGAGCTGTACGTCGAGATGGAGCGCTTCGGCATCCCCATCTACAGGACCCGCGTCTACTGGGTCCCCGAAG ATGTGGTGACCGAGGGCCGCAGCACCTGGAAGAACGGACTGGGCAGCGGTCTGTGGTTCGAAGGCAAGAACGGCCGCGTCGAGATCCCCATCGAGCAGTCGCAGATCGAGAGTGAGACGCTGTACACAGAGCAGGCGTGCATCCCCACCATGG GCATCCACTACTACCACAACATGACGGAGAGCGCCGACTGCTCGCAGTTCCACCCCTACTTCCTGCTGGTGGGCAAGGACTCTGGGAAGGTGCACGGAGTGGGCTTCCAGACGTTCGGCAAGGCCAGCAAGACGAACAGGGAATGGTTCGAGGACATCCCCTCTGCCGCCATCAAG CCGACGGTACCACACTCCCCAGACTGTTTGGTCGAGTGGGTGGAGCAATATGGTGTCATCTCCCTGCACGTCTACTTCAGGGACAACGAGCTGACCATACTCTGTTAG